The Mesotoga infera genome segment AATCAACGGAACTGGATATCCGGAAGGCCTTGAGGGATCGGAGATCTCTCTGGAATCGAAAATTGTGGCGGTGGCCGACGTGGTGGAAGCAATGGTTTCTCACAGGCCATACAGGGCTTCAAGAGGTTTAGACGAAGCAATTCAAGAAATCGAGGACAATGCCGGTACACTTTATGATGAGGAAGTTGTTTCAGCCTGTGTAGATTTGATCAAATCAGGATTCAGTATCGGAAGATCTGATATCAGCAAATCTTAATAGATTCGGAGGAAAGATCATGGATATACTCATTCTTGTTCTTGCAATTTTTGGAGGATTGGTTTTTCTGGGCCTTGCAGTTAAGTTGGCCTTTTTTGGACTGCGCGTGATTTTCAGCCTGGCCTTTGTTGGTCTCGTTGTATTCGCCGTGATCTGGTTGTTATCAAAAATCCTGACCATATTCTAGATTTCTTCAACGCTTCTAGTTGAGACCTTTGCGTAGTCTCTTCCTGTGTAGAAGGCTGATAGTAATAAATACTGCCAAAGCGGCAAGAATCTGACTACCGATGACCAGCATTCCTAATTTTAGGTTCGTGCTTTCGCTAATGCGGCCGACCAGAAGATTTGTGATCACAACACCGACGGAGCCAGATGCGGCAAAGATCGAAAGGACTGCCTCGCGATTCTCCCTGTAGCCTGAAACCATTATTGCCTGGAGAGTAGGAAATGTTCCCGAAAATCCCAGACCCGTTGTGAAGACTCCCAGAGCAAGTACGATGGGATTCGCAGTCAGGAAGGAAAGGGAGAATCCGACAGATGAAATCAAGCCTAGAACGACAAGTGTTCGCTGAAGTCCCACTTTGTCAACCACGAACCCGGTGATTATCCTTCCGACAAACAGACCAAACGCAAGTAAAGACGGCATAAGGCTAGCGACCCTTAATGATGCGGATTTCTCTTCATATATAAAAGTGGAAAGCCAAGAGAACAAGCCCATCTCATAGCCAACGTACATAAGCCCTCCAACAGTGATTAACCAAAAAACAGCATCTTTTGGCAGAGCAGGTCTTCTTCTCTCAACCGAAGGAGAGGACTCAACAGATGATTTCTTCCAAACAATCCAGGAAAGAAGACTGATAAAGAAAAATAGAGCAGAGGCCACGAATATTGGGATAGGCCACTTACTAGTATCAGAGAGAGCTAACGAAACGAATACCGGAGCCACAATGCTTCCCAGAGCAAAGAAAGAATAGACCAGATTCAAGACCCCGCCTGTCTTCTCAAATGCCAAATGTGAAACGCACAGGGCAATGCTAATCTCAGTTATGCCAAGGCCAAGTCCGAACATCAGTCTTCCAGTGAGAAATGTAGAATAAGTTCTTGAAAGAGCCATGAAGACTACGGAAAAAGTTATGCAGGTAATCCCTGTAGCGGCGGCAAGAAATGGACCGAACTTTCTCGAAATGACTGCAGCAATTAGAACTGCAATTTGGTAGACAAAAGAAGGAAGGCCAAGAACAAGACCGGTCATGTCATAACTCATTTCGAGTTCTACTGCAATTGCGGGCAAGGCACTGTTTATTGACTGAGCCGTGAAACCAATCATGAAATAGACCAGTGAAGATGCAGCGACAAAGACAGATCTCAACTTCATTGAGTGCCTCCAGAAGTTTTCGGATTCTCTTGAAAGAATTCCACACAAGCCCTCTTATTGCAAACAGTTTACCACATCAACCTATCGATGCTTGCTGCCGGGTTCAGATACAACACAAAAGAGAACTTTCCAGAGTATCGGTCACTCTTTGAAAGTGATGCAAAAGCTCAGTACAAATGATATAAGAAGGTTATCTGTAGAATGCCGAAGGGAGGATGGCCATGAACAGAGGAAATGCATACCTATGGTTAATTGTTCTTGGAGCAGTTGTGACTGGATTGGCGATCGGTGCCGCCGACTTCCTTGTTCCATATCCGCCGATGGTGGAAGCTCTGCAGGCTCTGAATAGTTCCAACATGGTTTTGTACAGCTTCAAAGACAGAATTCATACCTTTTCAACAAGAAAAGAGAGCAAAGTAGGAGTGATTTTCTATCCAGGAGGACTGGTTGATCCAATAGCTTATGCGCCGCTCCTTAAAGAGCTTGCGACGAAAAATCTGACGACCTTTCTTGTAGACATGCCGCTAGATCTAGCCATTCTTTCCCCAAATAGTGCAGCCGCCATAATTGAAAGCAATCCAGATATCGGTATTTGGATTATGGCTGGGCATTCTCTGGGAGGATCTATGCCTGCGAGATTTGCATCCAGAAATCAGGGAATTGTTTCCGTACTCATTTTGCTTGCCGCTTATCCGGCCAGTGTAGACTCACTGTCTGAATCTGATCTACATGTGTTGTCTGTCTACGGCAGCGAGGATACAGTCATTGACAAAGACGCCCTTGAGAAAGGCAGATCTCTCTTACCTGCAGATACTACGTACATCGTGATTGAAGGAGGAAACCACGCTCAGTTCGGCTATTACGGACCACAGAAGGGGGACGGTAAGGCAGTCATCAGCCTTCTTGAACAGCAGAAGCTTACTGTCGATGCAATACTTGCGATGATTGAGGAAATCACGTAGCTTATTCGTTTTCTGTCAGAGCAATATGACGAAAAGCATTATAAACAGGACTTTGGATTTCGCTGATGTAGTCGAAGAGGCAACTATCGAAACAATCCTTCAACGGAGATCAGCCACAATACACAGTTTTCATTGTGCCTTTTTTCAGAAACGGCATAAGAAGTATGCAACAGAAAGATAACAGGCTAAAGTAAAGACCCCGTGCCAGAATGCTTTGTTCTACGCCTTCTTCGCTTGGGCAAATTCCTTGACGGCCATTCGCATCAGTGTCGGAAAAGAAGGCTCATGAAATCAGCAGATCCTCACTTTGAATCAACTGAGGCTAAGGACATTTTCCCGAAACGGATTATCAGGGTTCGTTTCCCCTTGATTTCATGAGTTCGTCAAACTGAGCT includes the following:
- a CDS encoding MFS transporter, which gives rise to MKLRSVFVAASSLVYFMIGFTAQSINSALPAIAVELEMSYDMTGLVLGLPSFVYQIAVLIAAVISRKFGPFLAAATGITCITFSVVFMALSRTYSTFLTGRLMFGLGLGITEISIALCVSHLAFEKTGGVLNLVYSFFALGSIVAPVFVSLALSDTSKWPIPIFVASALFFFISLLSWIVWKKSSVESSPSVERRRPALPKDAVFWLITVGGLMYVGYEMGLFSWLSTFIYEEKSASLRVASLMPSLLAFGLFVGRIITGFVVDKVGLQRTLVVLGLISSVGFSLSFLTANPIVLALGVFTTGLGFSGTFPTLQAIMVSGYRENREAVLSIFAASGSVGVVITNLLVGRISESTNLKLGMLVIGSQILAALAVFITISLLHRKRLRKGLN
- a CDS encoding alpha/beta hydrolase; this encodes MNRGNAYLWLIVLGAVVTGLAIGAADFLVPYPPMVEALQALNSSNMVLYSFKDRIHTFSTRKESKVGVIFYPGGLVDPIAYAPLLKELATKNLTTFLVDMPLDLAILSPNSAAAIIESNPDIGIWIMAGHSLGGSMPARFASRNQGIVSVLILLAAYPASVDSLSESDLHVLSVYGSEDTVIDKDALEKGRSLLPADTTYIVIEGGNHAQFGYYGPQKGDGKAVISLLEQQKLTVDAILAMIEEIT